From the Candidatus Alcyoniella australis genome, the window CGCCTTGGGCGCGCTGTCGACCAGCTCCTTGGCCTCTTTCAGGCCCAGGCCGGTAATCGCGCGCACCTCTTTGATCACCTGGATCTTTTTATCTCCGGGTCCGAGCAGGATCACGTTGAACTCGGTCTGCTCTTCAGCCTCGGCATCTGCCTGGCCGCCGGCTGCGGGCATCGCGCCGATCATCATCGGGGCTGCCGCGGACACGCCGAACTTCTCCTCGAACTCTTTGAGCAGCTCGGAAAGTTCGAGCACGCTCATTTTGGCAATCGCGTCCATTATCTCGTCATGGGTCAACTCGGCCATTGATATCTCCTTTTTAAGAGCCGCGCCGCTTAGGCTGCGGCCTCTTGCTTGCTGATGAATGCCTGAATCACGTTGGGCATGCCGCGCAAGATTGCGCCCATCGCCCGGGGCAGACCGGCCACGATCGATTCCATCTGCCCGGCGAACTGCGCCAGCAGCTCGTCGCGCGAGGGCATCCTGGCCAGCGCCTTGATCTCATCGTCGGAGATCAGTTTACCTGAGAGCAGTCCGGCCTTAAGGCTGAACTTGGGGTGCTCCTTGGCGTAGTCGGCCAGCGCCTTGGCGCAGGCAACCGGATCGCCATAGGAAAACACCAGGGCGTTGGGACCGCTGAGCAGTTCGTCGAACTTGCCCAGGTCGTTTTCCTGCCCAGCCAGTCTGGTTATGGTGTTTTTGACCACTTCCATGCGCGCCTGCTGCTCCGTGAGCTGTTCGCGCAATGCGGTGGCCTGTTCCACGGTCAGCCCGATCGGGTTGACCAACATCACCGCCTGTGCTCGGTCGTACTCCTCGAGAAGTCGTGCGACCAGCTTCTGTTTCTGTTCACGGTTCAAGTCATACACCCCCTTCCGCTTTGTTAACGGACCTGCCGATGACAGATTCCGTCGCCCCAGGAGGCTTCGGCCTGTCTGCGCGGGACGGCTGTTGCGGCCGATTAAACCTCAATGGTGCCCGCGGTCTTCGACGACATTCTCAGTCCTATCTATTCCTGTGCTAGCGCAGGGCTTCCATGATCGAGCCCGGATCGATTTTGATCCCCGGGCTCATGGTCGTCGATACGCTGATGTTCTTCAGATAAGTGCCCTTGGCCGTGTTGGGCTTGGCCTTGTTCACGCTCTCCATTAACGCCAGGATGTTTTCCCGGAGTTTTTCCTTGCCAAAGGAGCTCTTGCCGATCAGGGAATGAATGTTGGCCAGCTTGTCGACCCTGTAGTCGACCTTGCCGGCCTTGATCAGGGCAATGGCCTGGGCCACGTCGAAGGTCACGGTCCCGGTCTTGGGATTGGGCATCAGCCCGCGCGGTCCCAGCACGCGACCGAGCTTGGAGACCTGGCTCATCACGTCGGGAGTGGCCACGACCTTGTCGAACTCCAACCAGCCGCCCTTAACCTTGGCCAGCAGCTCGTCGAGTCCCGCGTGGTCGGCCCCGGCATCGAGGGCCTCTTTCTCTTTTTCGCCCTTGGCGAAAACCAGCACGCGAACCTCTTTACCGGTTCCGTGCGGCAATGTCACCGAGCCGCGGACCATCTGGTCGGCGTGCTTGGGGTTGACTCCCAGGCGCACGGCCAGTTCCACGGTCTCGTCGAACTTGGCGCTTGAGACTTGTTCGAGCAGATCCAGCGCCTCGTCGATCGAGTAGCGCTTCGTCTTGTCGACCTTGTCTTGCGCGGTGCGAAGACGTTTGCCTCGCTTCCTCATCGGTTCCTCCGCTCCCGCCTTAGTCTGCGATCTCAAGTCCCATATTGCGGGCGGTACCCGCAATGATCGAGCAGGCGGTATCCAGGTCGTTGGTGTTCAGATCGGGCAGCTTGATCTTGGCGATCTCACGGACCTGTTCCGTGGTCACCTTGCCGACCTTCTCTTTGTTCGGCACACCCGATCCCTTGGCGATGTTCGCGTATTTCTTCAACAGCACCGAGGCCGGCGGCGTCTTGGTGATGAACTTGAAGCTGCGGTCGGTAAAGACCGAGATCACCACGGGGATAATCATCCCCTCTTGGTCGGCCGTGCGGGCGTTGAAAGCCTTGCAGAACTCCATGATGTTCACGCCGTGCTGGCCCAATGCCGGTCCCACGGGGGGGCTGGGATTGGCCTTGCCGGCGGTAACGTGCAACTTGATCTTGGCGATTTCTTTCTTGGCCATTGAACTCTACCTCGTCAGGTCTTTTCGACCTGCTTGAACTCCAGCTCCACCGGGGTCAACCGGCCGAAGATCGAGATCATCACTTTAAGCTTGCCCTTATCGGCGTTAACGTCGTCAACGATTCCCTGAAACGTGGCGAAGGGTCCGTGCTTGACGCGGATCGTCTCGCCCTTTTCGAACTCGATACGCGACGGGCTCTTGAGCGTACCCTCGCTGATCTGGCTGACGATCTTCTGCACTTCCTCGTCGGACACGGTCGGCGGATTGTGCGCACCG encodes:
- the rplK gene encoding 50S ribosomal protein L11, with translation MAKKEIAKIKLHVTAGKANPSPPVGPALGQHGVNIMEFCKAFNARTADQEGMIIPVVISVFTDRSFKFITKTPPASVLLKKYANIAKGSGVPNKEKVGKVTTEQVREIAKIKLPDLNTNDLDTACSIIAGTARNMGLEIAD
- the rplA gene encoding 50S ribosomal protein L1, giving the protein MRKRGKRLRTAQDKVDKTKRYSIDEALDLLEQVSSAKFDETVELAVRLGVNPKHADQMVRGSVTLPHGTGKEVRVLVFAKGEKEKEALDAGADHAGLDELLAKVKGGWLEFDKVVATPDVMSQVSKLGRVLGPRGLMPNPKTGTVTFDVAQAIALIKAGKVDYRVDKLANIHSLIGKSSFGKEKLRENILALMESVNKAKPNTAKGTYLKNISVSTTMSPGIKIDPGSIMEALR
- the rplJ gene encoding 50S ribosomal protein L10, coding for MNREQKQKLVARLLEEYDRAQAVMLVNPIGLTVEQATALREQLTEQQARMEVVKNTITRLAGQENDLGKFDELLSGPNALVFSYGDPVACAKALADYAKEHPKFSLKAGLLSGKLISDDEIKALARMPSRDELLAQFAGQMESIVAGLPRAMGAILRGMPNVIQAFISKQEAAA
- the rplL gene encoding 50S ribosomal protein L7/L12 translates to MAELTHDEIMDAIAKMSVLELSELLKEFEEKFGVSAAAPMMIGAMPAAGGQADAEAEEQTEFNVILLGPGDKKIQVIKEVRAITGLGLKEAKELVDSAPKAVKEGVSQDEANAIVEKLEGAGAQVEVK